From the genome of Rhododendron vialii isolate Sample 1 chromosome 10a, ASM3025357v1:
acttccagatggttcatttgtttatctactgttgtatgttgatgatatgcttattgctgccaagagtgtatcagaaatcaacaggttgaaacaacagttaggtggtgaatttgagatgaaagatttgggtgcagcaaaacgtattttgggtatggagatttgcagagatcgagtagctggcaaactatttttgaatcagaagtcttatgttcttaaagtgcttgagcgctttgccatgcagaactcgaagccagtcagtacccctttggcagcacactttcgactttcagctgagttgtcaccacagtcggaggatgaggagaagtatatgtctcaggttccatattcgtgcgcagttgggagccttatgtacgccatggtatgtactcgtcctgatatttcacatgcagttagtgtcgttagtcgttatatggggcgtccaggaaaggcacattgggaggctgtgaaatggatactacggtatttgtgcggaactgcaggtgttggtctattgtttgggattgtcaattctggtgatcatgctgttggttatgttgattcggattttgccggtgaccacgataagaggaggtctctgacaggttatgtctttactctgtccggaagtgccattagttggaaagctactttacaggctacagttgcgctgtctacaacagaagcggagtatatggccattgctgaagctgtgaaggaggcattgtggatgagaggtttgctttgtgagcttggtcttgcacagggtgtgagttcagtattttgtgattcgcagagtgctatacatttgactaaaaatctgatgtatcatgaaaggactaagcatatcgatgtcaggtatcacttcgttcgggatatcatctcacagaagcaagttgaggtgaagaaagtgggtacggcagataacccagcagatatgttgactaaaccggttccggttgccaagttcaagcattgcttgggcttgcttggtatttgcagttgatcgcccctcgggggcatttggcgagtgagaggttagaaggggatagctatatttggtgatttagttcggtggaattcaagtcaaggtggagaattgttgggaatgccttgtattcttcagtcccacattggttaattatgttgttcccgtttttgtagcctattataaataaggcttttggggtacttctaggaattatcttttgggctttcatattgtggcctttctagagttacggattatagccggctctttgtatctcttctccacgttggttagtgaatcctctctctcctcgcccgtggacgtacccaacttggggaaccacgtatatcttgtgtctttgtgatttcttgtttagttttcaatttctcgttcttagcttgcattcatagcgttcgttacaacagtCCAGACTTCTACACGATACTCCACAAACAAATTAAAGATAGCGCATTTGACCCCTAAAAACTCAGTCCAATTATGCAACACTTCTCGATCTCAATCGGATTCAGAAATTATCTCTAACGTAGTGCTAAAATGCCTTCCGCCCATGTTTCCCCTTGTAATTGACCCATTGGTGGTAGAAAAGGGATTCGGGGGCATGCCCAAGGTATCTCCATCTCCCTCAAGCATTTGAACCACAGCTTTCATTGAAGGCCGGTCTCCTGGGTACCATTGGATGCACCAAAGTCCTACAACTGTTAGCTTCTTAACAATCTTGGCATCTCCGCCTTCCTCACCTTCATTGTTATTTACTTCTTCACAATTTAAACGATTATAAATCCATTCAGGAAAGTAAACTTCTGCACTGACATCAATATTCTTCTTCCTCCCTCCAACCATTTCAAGCAACACCATTCCAAAACTATAAACGTCTGACTTGTGCGACACATTGCCGAAATTCCTAGAGAACACCTCCGGTGCAATATAACCCACGGTTCCCCTAGCAGCTGTCATGGATACAATGCTTTGTTCTTTCGAGCACAACTTGGCTAGCCCGAAATCAGaaatttttggaatgaaatttTTGTCTAACAAGATGTTATGAGGCTTAATATCGAAATGGAGGATTCTTTGATCACAACCTTGGTGAAGATATTCAATTCCTTTGGCTATGCCTAGAGCAATACCTTGGAGCTTCTCCCAACCAAGTGAAGCTCTTTTATGATCAGATGATATGAACTTTTCTAGAGAATCATTCGGCAAATACTCGTAAACAAGAGCTTTTTTATACCCATCCGCACAATATCCGACTAAGCGAACCACATTGACATGGTAGATCGTACCTATCGTTGCCACTTCGTTGATGAAGTCATCGCCATTACCAGTGAAGTTGTCGAGGATCTTGGCTGCAATAGGAACATCTTTGGAAAGCTCTCCCTTGTAAACTATTCCATAACCTCCTTGGCCGAGTTTGTCCTTGAAATTATGAGTAAGTTTCTTTATCTCAGCAAATGTGTACCTTGTAGACTTGAGATCCCTGTAATTCTCTAAAAACCTTTCGATCTTTACTTGATCCTCTTTCTTTAAATTGCTTGTTCCGTGGATAAAATATGTAGCTATGACTAGCACAACAAGGACAAAAAGACTAGTCGGGATCAAACCTGCAAgtttaaacaacaaaattacaaaggcaatatatatatatatatatatatatatatatatatatatatatagagagagagagagagagagagagagagagagagagagagagagagagagaattcaccTGTTTGATCATGTGGTCTTTTCGTTTCACCTGTATGATTAAGATCATATAGAAAGCACTAATCAATTATCATACAAGGGGATACATAAAATCcaaacattatatatatacgcagcggttcaagggacactcaaaaaaacaccccaaatctcaatctcatatatatatattctatttgtttttttttttacaagtatATATTCTATttgtggggagattaataatcATAGAGGTAGAACTGATGGAACAAAGCTTCAAAggtgagaaatttttcggtgccgggtgggtatatcccacgtggtacc
Proteins encoded in this window:
- the LOC131303143 gene encoding rust resistance kinase Lr10-like — its product is YEPSCRKCEENGTYCRLSRSNNSKLKETECFDIRKQPRGETKRPHDQTGLIPTSLFVLVVLVIATYFIHGTSNLKKEDQVKIERFLENYRDLKSTRYTFAEIKKLTHNFKDKLGQGGYGIVYKGELSKDVPIAAKILDNFTGNGDDFINEVATIGTIYHVNVVRLVGYCADGYKKALVYEYLPNDSLEKFISSDHKRASLGWEKLQGIALGIAKGIEYLHQGCDQRILHFDIKPHNILLDKNFIPKISDFGLAKLCSKEQSIVSMTAARGTVGYIAPEVFSRNFGNVSHKSDVYSFGMVLLEMVGGRKKNIDVSAEVYFPEWIYNRLNCEEVNNNEGEEGGDAKIVKKLTVVGLWCIQWYPGDRPSMKAVVQMLEGDGDTLGMPPNPFSTTNGSITRGNMGGRHFSTTLEIISESD